The proteins below are encoded in one region of Paenibacillus albus:
- a CDS encoding carbohydrate ABC transporter permease: MLLIQRKIREPFGDRVLLVIIYTVLGLLTLTVLYPLLYILSSSLSSPDAVVSGKVWLYPVEFSARAYKSIFQSTQLMRGFYNSLVYTVVGTFINVSFTVLMAFPLSQRTMPGRKYIMLLMMITMFFSGGLIPTYLLVKNLHMLDTRWALWLPGAFSIFQVIIARTFFMSSIPAELQEASQMDGCRDMRYLWSVALPLSKPIIAVMTLMYAVGHWNAYFDALIYLRSETLFPLQYVLRNLLILNAADPEMLANTAQSLRDKGFEEVLKYALIVVACVPVLIMYPFVQKHFVKGVMIGSLKG, encoded by the coding sequence ATGCTACTAATTCAAAGAAAAATCAGAGAACCGTTCGGCGATCGCGTTCTACTTGTAATCATCTATACGGTGCTTGGCCTGTTGACACTGACGGTCCTTTACCCGTTGTTGTACATTTTGAGCTCATCGTTAAGCTCGCCTGATGCGGTCGTCTCCGGTAAGGTCTGGCTGTACCCTGTCGAATTCTCGGCACGGGCGTACAAGTCGATCTTCCAAAGCACGCAGCTGATGAGAGGCTTCTACAACAGCCTTGTGTACACGGTTGTCGGTACGTTCATTAACGTCTCATTCACCGTATTAATGGCTTTCCCGCTCTCGCAGCGGACGATGCCAGGCCGCAAGTACATCATGCTCTTAATGATGATTACGATGTTTTTCAGCGGCGGACTCATACCAACTTACCTTTTGGTGAAAAATTTACACATGCTGGATACGCGCTGGGCGCTGTGGCTTCCAGGGGCGTTCTCGATCTTCCAGGTTATCATTGCAAGAACATTCTTCATGTCTTCCATTCCGGCGGAGCTGCAAGAAGCTTCCCAGATGGACGGCTGCCGGGATATGCGTTACCTGTGGAGCGTCGCGCTTCCGCTTTCCAAGCCGATTATTGCGGTAATGACACTGATGTACGCGGTTGGACATTGGAATGCATACTTCGATGCGCTGATCTATCTGCGGTCAGAGACATTGTTCCCGCTGCAGTACGTGCTTCGTAACCTGCTCATCCTGAATGCGGCCGATCCAGAAATGCTGGCGAATACCGCACAAAGTCTGAGGGACAAAGGCTTTGAAGAAGTGCTGAAATATGCTTTGATCGTCGTTGCCTGCGTGCCGGTTCTCATTATGTATCCGTTTGTACAGAAGCATTTTGTTAAAGGGGTTATGATCGGCTCCTTGAAGGGCTGA
- a CDS encoding helix-turn-helix domain-containing protein, which produces MNSSWFRKLLLSYLPVFFVVVTILFFVFFQSLNEQNRKEAIKANEFLTQQVVLFTDNSLKTLNYQVLRDTLTADEIRLFFATDNSDVYRNIEATKLVEDWKLNNPIIDSVYLIRLKDNFVLGSGAGEATKFEDQPFIQPYISQKVTAGKWTGKRSFRPYASEKPTDVITLVQGYPHFSTTKSGYIVVNVSLSKLQKSISPMYNPKLTYVRVTDEQGAALMSDSGADGKNSVLSHYISPYTGWTVESGPTGLGLAHVALNFYNIWVIIALIAVLLGVFWVIHVTRRNYKPISQLVSLIRTSALINPYKGQSGNNEFGFIQGALEQLLEETSKSMQQNQEAIILRKKHRFQEAVLGHVPIRESEWMADLLALQVNPVGVHAFVLAVEIDRYHQFTQTYHGQDQSILKFVVSSVTGEMAGLRDATTWAEWITDRRLSAIIWVPDDADGEELSVQIGEQIVQWVESNLSFTVTIGVHGIASNLEGIRRSHEIAGNLLQYKAVLGTGRLLLPEQLEGSEQRVHDYFGTIHALSQSVRIADGTWQKHIEELFSQMQDSISSRKEIESFLQFLHQQLNRVFLELSKDYRSVWKDSGAELLELGLNWETLDELKRGCLRVFEEMASKLQALKDSQRTRAVISDIRTFIEENYHNPELSLDYLSDQFMIHAKNISKLFKEAYGYNFVDFLIGLRMDKAKQLLLTTERSLQEISTEVGYFNYNSFNRAFKNVAGVSPSDYRKQQTS; this is translated from the coding sequence ATGAACAGCAGCTGGTTCCGCAAATTGCTCCTATCTTATCTTCCCGTGTTTTTTGTCGTGGTTACGATTCTATTCTTCGTTTTCTTCCAATCGCTTAATGAACAGAACCGCAAAGAAGCGATTAAAGCCAATGAGTTTCTAACGCAGCAGGTCGTTCTGTTTACAGATAATTCGCTGAAGACCTTGAACTATCAGGTACTGCGCGACACGCTGACTGCCGATGAGATTCGGTTGTTCTTCGCTACGGATAACAGCGACGTGTATCGAAATATCGAAGCGACGAAGCTCGTGGAAGATTGGAAGCTTAACAATCCAATCATCGATTCGGTCTATTTAATCCGGTTAAAAGATAACTTCGTCCTCGGCAGCGGCGCGGGAGAAGCAACGAAATTCGAGGATCAGCCATTCATTCAGCCGTATATCAGTCAGAAGGTGACAGCCGGCAAATGGACGGGCAAGCGAAGCTTCCGTCCGTACGCATCGGAGAAGCCGACGGATGTCATCACGCTGGTTCAAGGATACCCGCATTTCTCGACCACCAAATCAGGGTATATCGTCGTCAATGTCAGCTTATCCAAGCTGCAGAAGTCGATTTCGCCGATGTATAATCCTAAGCTTACCTACGTGCGAGTTACCGATGAACAAGGCGCTGCACTGATGTCTGACTCTGGGGCAGATGGCAAGAATAGCGTATTGTCCCACTATATTTCCCCCTATACCGGATGGACTGTGGAGAGCGGGCCTACCGGATTGGGACTTGCTCACGTTGCACTCAATTTCTATAACATTTGGGTTATTATTGCCCTTATTGCCGTATTGCTTGGCGTATTCTGGGTTATTCATGTCACCCGCCGCAATTATAAACCGATCAGCCAGCTTGTCTCACTCATTCGGACCAGTGCATTAATTAATCCGTATAAGGGGCAGTCCGGCAACAATGAGTTCGGCTTTATTCAAGGCGCACTGGAGCAGCTGCTGGAAGAGACATCGAAGTCGATGCAGCAGAACCAAGAGGCCATTATTCTCCGCAAGAAGCACCGGTTTCAGGAAGCGGTTCTCGGGCATGTTCCTATCCGAGAATCGGAATGGATGGCAGACCTGCTGGCGCTGCAGGTGAATCCGGTCGGCGTGCATGCGTTCGTGCTTGCGGTCGAAATTGATCGCTATCACCAGTTTACCCAGACCTATCACGGTCAAGATCAATCGATTCTGAAATTCGTCGTCTCCAGCGTGACGGGAGAGATGGCTGGCCTTCGGGATGCAACGACCTGGGCGGAATGGATAACGGACCGCAGATTGTCGGCCATTATTTGGGTGCCGGATGACGCTGACGGGGAAGAGCTGAGCGTGCAGATCGGGGAACAAATTGTGCAGTGGGTGGAGAGTAATTTAAGCTTCACGGTCACGATCGGGGTGCACGGCATCGCTTCGAACCTGGAGGGAATCCGCCGCTCCCACGAAATCGCTGGCAACTTGCTGCAGTATAAGGCGGTGCTTGGCACCGGGCGGCTCCTTCTTCCCGAACAGCTGGAAGGCTCTGAGCAGCGCGTGCATGATTATTTCGGCACCATTCATGCGTTATCGCAGTCGGTTCGGATCGCAGACGGCACTTGGCAGAAGCACATCGAAGAGCTGTTCAGCCAGATGCAAGATTCGATCTCTTCACGGAAGGAGATCGAGAGCTTCCTGCAATTTCTCCACCAGCAGCTGAACCGGGTATTCCTCGAGCTGTCCAAGGATTATCGCAGCGTATGGAAAGACAGCGGAGCGGAGCTGCTCGAGCTCGGACTTAACTGGGAGACGCTGGATGAGCTGAAGCGGGGCTGCTTGCGCGTCTTCGAAGAGATGGCAAGCAAGCTGCAGGCATTGAAGGATTCACAGCGGACGCGTGCCGTTATAAGCGATATCCGGACATTTATCGAAGAGAACTATCATAATCCGGAGCTGTCGCTTGATTATTTAAGCGATCAGTTCATGATCCATGCCAAGAACATCAGTAAGCTCTTCAAGGAAGCGTACGGGTATAATTTCGTCGATTTTCTAATCGGACTGAGGATGGATAAGGCGAAGCAGCTGCTGCTTACAACGGAGCGATCCCTTCAGGAAATAAGCACAGAGGTTGGCTATTTCAATTACAATTCCTTTAATCGCGCATTCAAGAACGTAGCGGGCGTCTCGCCAAGCGATTATCGCAAACAGCAGACAAGCTAG
- a CDS encoding ABC transporter permease codes for MVQTWTRVKRSWELYLLVLLPVLYLIIFKYIPMFGVIIAFKDFNIIKGIMGSPWVGFKHFHNLFSSPNFPLLIKNTLLISFYSLIAGFPVPILLALALNEVRTGFFKKSVQMITYAPHFISTVVMVSIIILMLSPHVGVVDHIFSFLGFSNINFLGEPGLFKSIYVWSGVWQEMGYASIIYIAALSAVDPSLYEAARMDGASRFKKIIHIDLPTLIPITVTMLILSLGNVMAVGFEKIYLMQNPLNMSTSEVISTYVYKVGLLGANFSFSSAVGLFNSIINLILLVVVNAIARKVSENSLW; via the coding sequence ATGGTTCAGACATGGACTCGAGTAAAGCGAAGCTGGGAACTGTATCTCCTCGTCCTGCTTCCGGTGCTTTATCTCATTATTTTCAAATATATCCCGATGTTCGGGGTAATTATCGCGTTCAAGGATTTCAACATTATTAAAGGCATCATGGGCAGCCCGTGGGTGGGCTTCAAGCACTTCCACAATTTATTCAGCTCGCCGAACTTCCCGCTGCTCATTAAGAACACGCTTCTTATCAGCTTCTATTCTTTAATAGCAGGCTTCCCGGTTCCGATTCTGCTGGCGCTCGCACTGAATGAAGTGCGGACAGGCTTCTTCAAGAAATCGGTTCAAATGATTACTTACGCACCTCACTTTATTTCGACGGTCGTCATGGTATCCATCATCATCTTAATGCTTTCGCCGCATGTCGGCGTCGTGGATCATATCTTCTCTTTCCTAGGCTTCTCGAATATCAACTTTCTGGGCGAGCCAGGGCTGTTCAAGTCGATTTATGTCTGGTCCGGCGTATGGCAGGAGATGGGCTATGCTTCCATCATCTATATCGCGGCACTCTCAGCCGTCGATCCTTCGCTCTATGAAGCAGCGCGTATGGACGGTGCATCCAGGTTCAAGAAGATCATTCACATTGACTTGCCGACGCTTATTCCGATTACAGTTACGATGCTCATCCTAAGCTTGGGTAACGTGATGGCGGTTGGCTTCGAGAAAATCTATCTCATGCAAAATCCACTTAACATGAGTACATCCGAGGTTATTTCCACTTATGTGTACAAGGTGGGTCTGCTCGGGGCGAACTTCAGCTTCTCCTCAGCGGTCGGATTGTTCAATTCGATTATCAACTTGATTTTGCTCGTCGTCGTTAATGCAATTGCTCGTAAAGTTTCGGAAAACAGCTTGTGGTAG